The Acetivibrio saccincola genome window below encodes:
- a CDS encoding GldG family protein has protein sequence MKKIFKFFGSKNFKFSTVALLMMLCAVIITVFINMIGERTNHTWDMTENKMYSIGEQTKTIAERLDKEVEIIFLADGEKIRGGTEIASWVWHFLQNYDKFPKVSVKFIDPDTNPEIVAELKLTDTIDINKYDIIVKSGEKFKKFSANSLFTETFTGLSFSGEQEVTSAILYVTSEITPTVYFLEGHKQRDLNSEYRLLRALLEINNFDVKRLDLNHVAEVPEDAKILFCASPKVDLSIDERDKLEKYLENGGNIIFLFDPVASNSRFTNFEHILEKYDLSLYYDKVKEGNEMRHLVDMPYHILPILSGTRLFSDPAFANFQVLMPESRSINLLRNDPEGVVVTPLLTASGSAEREPFGNVETEEDLQGGPIDVAVLSEYNGENESKVLVIGNAYFITDDALERYARYYQNNLLFITQCIATVYENTSDVYIMPKTSFLDTITVNSSNAQKITGIIIFGLPLLVIVSGIAIWLRRRRL, from the coding sequence ATGAAAAAGATATTCAAATTTTTTGGGTCAAAGAATTTTAAATTTAGTACCGTAGCATTACTTATGATGTTATGTGCTGTGATAATTACCGTTTTTATAAATATGATAGGTGAAAGAACCAACCATACCTGGGATATGACTGAAAACAAAATGTATTCCATAGGTGAACAGACAAAAACCATAGCTGAAAGATTGGACAAAGAGGTTGAAATTATCTTTTTAGCTGACGGGGAAAAGATAAGGGGAGGAACAGAGATAGCCTCTTGGGTGTGGCATTTTTTGCAAAACTATGATAAATTCCCAAAGGTATCTGTTAAATTTATCGATCCGGATACAAATCCTGAAATAGTTGCAGAATTAAAGTTAACTGACACAATTGACATAAACAAATATGACATTATTGTAAAGAGTGGGGAAAAGTTTAAAAAATTCTCTGCCAACAGCCTTTTTACAGAAACTTTTACAGGCTTATCTTTTTCAGGAGAACAGGAGGTAACAAGTGCCATACTATATGTTACCAGTGAAATAACGCCAACTGTATATTTTCTGGAAGGGCACAAGCAGAGGGATTTAAACAGTGAGTATAGATTATTAAGAGCACTTTTAGAGATTAATAATTTTGATGTTAAAAGACTGGATTTAAACCATGTAGCTGAAGTACCTGAAGATGCAAAGATATTATTCTGTGCTTCACCAAAGGTTGATTTGTCCATAGACGAAAGGGACAAATTGGAAAAATACCTTGAAAACGGAGGTAACATTATATTCTTATTTGATCCGGTAGCATCCAATTCAAGGTTTACAAATTTTGAACACATTTTAGAAAAGTATGATTTGTCCCTATACTATGACAAAGTAAAAGAAGGCAATGAAATGAGACATTTAGTAGATATGCCTTATCACATTCTGCCAATTTTATCAGGGACACGGCTGTTTTCAGATCCGGCTTTTGCTAATTTCCAAGTATTAATGCCGGAGAGCCGGAGTATCAACCTGTTGAGAAATGACCCGGAAGGGGTAGTAGTCACACCTCTTTTAACAGCAAGCGGCAGTGCAGAAAGAGAGCCATTTGGCAATGTTGAAACTGAAGAAGATCTTCAGGGTGGACCTATAGATGTGGCAGTATTGTCAGAATACAACGGGGAAAATGAGTCAAAGGTTTTAGTAATTGGAAATGCTTATTTTATTACTGACGATGCTTTAGAACGCTATGCCCGCTATTATCAAAACAATTTGCTGTTTATAACCCAATGCATTGCCACTGTGTATGAGAATACAAGTGACGTATATATAATGCCAAAAACATCTTTCTTAGATACAATTACAGTTAATAGTTCAAATGCCCAAAAAATAACCGGAATAATTATATTTGGTTTACCACTGCTTGTAATTGTTTCCGGAATAGCAATCTGGTTAAGGAGGAGGCGTCTATGA
- a CDS encoding ABC transporter permease produces MFAIYKKELKAYFYSPLAYVLIGIYMLIFSLFLRGVFTSGRPFMYGAYLYQYSFLLIFILPTLTMRAFAEEKKSGTDVLLMTSPVSVPGIVLGKYLASLTVFLLMTILTLIYPALIIIYGNLNIMPAISCYIGHILLGAFFVAFGIFTSSLTKSQVIAAVTGIGGLILIWFINQISFLFKGALLSFANWISFFFRFREFVQGLFSTRDLVFFLSLIGLFLLLTMIVIEKRRWSQG; encoded by the coding sequence ATGTTTGCCATTTATAAGAAGGAACTTAAAGCCTATTTTTACTCCCCATTGGCATATGTATTAATTGGTATATATATGTTGATTTTTTCACTGTTTTTACGCGGGGTGTTTACATCAGGACGTCCCTTTATGTATGGTGCATACCTTTACCAATACAGTTTTTTGCTTATATTTATATTACCAACATTGACAATGAGGGCTTTTGCAGAAGAGAAAAAAAGTGGTACAGACGTATTACTTATGACATCTCCTGTTAGTGTGCCGGGTATTGTATTAGGAAAATATCTTGCTTCACTAACTGTGTTTTTACTTATGACAATTTTAACTCTTATATATCCTGCATTGATAATAATATATGGAAATCTCAATATAATGCCGGCGATTTCCTGTTATATAGGGCATATTCTTTTAGGGGCATTTTTTGTGGCTTTTGGTATTTTCACATCTTCCCTTACCAAGAGCCAGGTAATAGCTGCGGTAACGGGAATTGGTGGTTTGATTCTTATTTGGTTTATAAATCAGATAAGTTTCTTGTTTAAAGGAGCTCTTTTGAGCTTTGCAAATTGGATTTCTTTCTTTTTCAGATTCAGGGAATTTGTTCAGGGGCTATTTAGCACAAGAGACTTGGTTTTCTTTTTAAGTTTAATAGGATTATTCTTATTATTAACAATGATCGTAATTGAAAAAAGGCGTTGGAGTCAGGGGTGA
- a CDS encoding DUF4340 domain-containing protein gives MRFYKYAIILVVIVALLTGVYLIVDKKTGSKDDTGRIELLDFDSENVKSMTIKNKDGEFVLEKEEDSWKLVSGGDFKVDSLKLNSIASTISRLYAERIIEEEAKDFEKYGLSDPVVLTLKTTDDQTFVVEIGNPTVTNESYYMRLNGENTVYTIPRYEGTVLNASKTDIRNKNIIDKPRSEIKRFGFEKDGELVFMAESEDEKDWKVTDPLEIEANIANVTSAIDAFIRTIVQDFVEEDAKDLSIYGLDNPLYAIEAETIDGERVKLLVGEEKGMNLDTYINEIYAMLEGTTEVFLVDIAPLNFLDESLNYFVNIYVYEEDLEYMEGAYAKAGGKEFEVEIKRISDDENEDKVKEEYYVDGKKVSEDGDWEFKELFKNLMSLEVKEIDIDAEVPEEEPEALVTFRLNKEPKEITIELIPRDDETYYAMKNGNYTGLITDKESIDDILKAYDAVQEFLD, from the coding sequence ATGAGGTTTTACAAGTATGCAATTATTCTTGTAGTCATTGTGGCGCTTTTGACAGGAGTATATCTTATAGTTGATAAAAAAACCGGCTCAAAAGATGATACAGGAAGAATTGAGCTTTTGGATTTTGACAGTGAAAATGTGAAAAGTATGACCATTAAAAACAAAGATGGAGAATTTGTTCTGGAAAAAGAAGAGGACTCATGGAAGCTTGTTTCAGGAGGAGATTTTAAAGTTGATTCTTTAAAACTTAACAGTATAGCCTCAACTATATCCAGGCTTTATGCAGAAAGGATAATTGAAGAGGAAGCAAAGGATTTTGAAAAATACGGGCTGTCAGATCCTGTAGTCCTTACTTTAAAAACTACAGATGACCAAACCTTCGTTGTAGAAATAGGAAATCCTACTGTAACAAATGAAAGCTACTATATGAGGCTGAATGGTGAAAATACAGTTTATACAATACCCCGTTACGAAGGTACTGTATTAAATGCAAGCAAAACAGACATCAGGAACAAAAACATAATTGACAAGCCCAGATCTGAAATAAAGAGATTTGGTTTTGAAAAAGACGGGGAATTGGTGTTTATGGCAGAAAGTGAGGATGAAAAGGACTGGAAGGTGACAGACCCCCTTGAGATTGAGGCTAATATAGCAAATGTGACAAGTGCCATAGATGCTTTTATAAGGACAATAGTACAAGACTTTGTTGAAGAAGATGCTAAGGATTTAAGCATTTACGGATTAGACAACCCACTGTACGCTATTGAAGCTGAAACCATTGACGGTGAAAGAGTTAAACTCCTTGTAGGTGAAGAAAAGGGAATGAACCTAGATACTTATATCAACGAAATATACGCAATGCTAGAGGGAACCACCGAAGTGTTTTTAGTTGACATTGCACCTTTGAATTTCTTAGATGAATCTTTAAATTATTTTGTAAACATATATGTGTATGAAGAAGATTTAGAATATATGGAAGGGGCATATGCTAAAGCCGGAGGTAAGGAGTTTGAAGTTGAAATAAAAAGAATTAGTGATGATGAAAATGAAGACAAAGTAAAAGAAGAATACTATGTTGATGGAAAGAAAGTTTCAGAAGACGGGGATTGGGAATTTAAAGAACTATTTAAAAATCTCATGTCTTTAGAAGTAAAAGAAATAGATATTGATGCTGAAGTGCCGGAAGAAGAACCGGAGGCTTTAGTTACCTTCCGTCTCAACAAAGAACCAAAGGAAATTACAATTGAGCTTATTCCAAGAGACGATGAAACCTATTATGCTATGAAGAACGGCAACTACACAGGACTGATTACCGATAAGGAAAGCATTGATGATATATTAAAAGCTTATGATGCAGTGCAAGAGTTTCTAGACTAG
- a CDS encoding ISLre2 family transposase: MYNSIQHFNEFGVKRIEKKIKNFIEEGKDLADLVLGLKEDLFKLGRDILKEVLEDMDEYFRNCEIRKQYWEIIRKDKTAILTTFGTLSYNRTYFKHKENGNRQHLVDRIVGVEPHDRVSADVVINAIDEAADSSYRKAGEKATYIDEISKQAVMNKIHNIEIVEPEIKVDKKREVKILYVEADEDHVALQQKSILRQNEKGKRNTIMPKLVYVHEGIDFEKSNKKRKVLKNVRYFGGVYKNSEDLWLEVSEYIYKQYDVDFLETVYISGDGASWIRQGVNCLSKSKFVLDRYHLQKYVRVATTHLNDEAISQDLQEALNLSDKKMLTKVFKKIIEKTGDNENKIKAIKNAKRYILNNWDGIEIRSNRGIVGCSAEGHVSHVFSSRLSSRPKGWSRKGVEKMSKLIIYKKNGGKVYDIVMAQKQKKLASSRQEIQEKLIKELKKSSNRYESVWNSNLTVIHKGCKTGLYKELRRIIGICG, encoded by the coding sequence ATGTATAATAGTATACAACATTTTAATGAATTTGGGGTAAAAAGAATTGAAAAAAAGATAAAAAATTTTATTGAAGAAGGAAAAGACTTAGCTGATCTTGTTCTTGGTCTAAAAGAAGATTTATTTAAACTTGGACGCGATATACTTAAAGAAGTGCTTGAAGATATGGATGAATATTTCCGTAACTGTGAAATAAGGAAACAGTATTGGGAAATTATAAGAAAAGATAAAACAGCTATTTTAACGACATTTGGAACACTAAGTTATAACAGGACATATTTTAAGCATAAGGAAAATGGTAATAGACAACACCTAGTCGACAGGATTGTAGGTGTAGAACCACATGACAGAGTAAGTGCCGATGTTGTAATTAATGCAATAGATGAAGCAGCTGACAGCAGCTACAGAAAGGCAGGAGAAAAGGCGACATATATTGATGAAATCAGCAAACAAGCAGTGATGAATAAAATACATAATATTGAAATAGTTGAGCCTGAAATAAAAGTAGATAAAAAGAGAGAAGTAAAAATATTGTATGTTGAGGCCGATGAGGACCATGTAGCATTACAACAAAAAAGTATATTGAGACAGAATGAGAAGGGCAAGAGAAATACAATTATGCCAAAACTTGTATATGTGCATGAGGGAATTGACTTTGAAAAAAGTAATAAGAAGAGAAAAGTATTAAAGAATGTTCGATATTTTGGGGGAGTGTATAAGAATTCAGAAGATTTGTGGCTTGAAGTATCGGAATACATATATAAACAATATGACGTTGATTTTTTAGAGACGGTGTATATATCAGGAGATGGGGCGTCATGGATAAGGCAAGGAGTTAACTGTCTTTCAAAAAGTAAATTTGTACTTGATAGATACCATCTTCAAAAATACGTAAGAGTTGCGACCACACATTTAAATGATGAAGCAATAAGCCAAGATTTACAGGAGGCTTTGAATTTATCTGATAAAAAAATGCTAACAAAGGTTTTTAAAAAGATAATTGAAAAGACAGGCGATAATGAAAATAAAATAAAGGCTATAAAAAATGCAAAGCGATATATTTTAAATAATTGGGATGGTATAGAAATAAGGTCAAACAGAGGAATAGTGGGTTGTAGTGCTGAAGGTCATGTGAGTCATGTATTTTCATCCCGTTTAAGTTCAAGACCTAAAGGCTGGTCGAGAAAAGGTGTAGAAAAGATGTCAAAGCTAATAATATACAAGAAGAATGGCGGTAAGGTATATGACATAGTTATGGCACAAAAACAAAAAAAGTTAGCATCTAGTAGGCAAGAAATTCAGGAAAAATTAATTAAGGAATTAAAGAAGTCATCAAACAGGTATGAGAGTGTATGGAATAGTAATTTAACTGTTATTCATAAGGGGTGTAAAACTGGTTTATATAAAGAATTAAGGCGTATTATAGGTATATGCGGATAG
- a CDS encoding DUF5711 family protein has protein sequence MDIPRRDISSKKKHGKFNILLFIVLVFIIISTSVAAYLNLNEIDIREVSVKELFKNELIKDKKVSLEIAYDGSTNAKFAICGGYIVKCTQDKIDFIDKKGEVKKTLRGSFKNPLIKTSGEYLLIADVKGKDIFVFKGINELWKKELDGSIINADINEKGHVAVVHEENRSRNAASVFNEEGIRYFIDNSGDDFILSANVSPSGEDVMLNYAITSGVNAATHLKKYNIKSKKDTVKDFEEGFFPLAKYIEDDLIMAVGDSYITFLGNDLKEKWNIPVNGSIYDFDLIKGKYIIVAIGKESKGFFNNKSDIFIYDMDGGEFANFIIEDSLKALAADEDVIAINSGKKLYIVNTQGKVINEYNFKTDIEYIGFLNKREILVVAENKIVIINIS, from the coding sequence TTGGATATCCCTAGAAGAGATATTAGTTCTAAAAAAAAGCACGGTAAATTTAATATATTGTTATTTATTGTACTTGTGTTTATAATTATTAGTACATCGGTGGCGGCATATTTAAATTTAAATGAAATAGATATAAGAGAAGTATCTGTTAAAGAACTGTTTAAAAATGAACTTATAAAAGATAAAAAAGTTTCTCTTGAAATAGCTTATGATGGTAGCACTAATGCGAAATTTGCAATATGCGGTGGCTACATTGTAAAATGCACACAGGACAAAATAGATTTTATAGACAAAAAAGGTGAGGTAAAAAAGACTTTACGTGGTTCTTTTAAAAATCCTTTAATTAAGACTTCAGGGGAATACCTTTTGATAGCTGATGTAAAGGGTAAGGATATTTTTGTTTTTAAGGGGATAAATGAGCTTTGGAAAAAAGAACTAGATGGCAGCATAATAAATGCAGATATTAACGAAAAAGGACATGTAGCTGTTGTTCACGAAGAAAATAGAAGCAGAAATGCAGCCAGTGTGTTTAATGAGGAAGGGATAAGGTATTTTATTGATAATTCCGGGGATGATTTTATTTTATCAGCAAATGTGTCCCCAAGTGGGGAAGATGTTATGCTAAATTATGCCATTACATCAGGGGTGAATGCAGCTACCCACTTAAAAAAATATAATATAAAAAGCAAAAAGGACACCGTAAAGGATTTTGAGGAGGGATTTTTTCCTCTTGCAAAATATATTGAAGATGACCTTATTATGGCTGTGGGGGATTCTTATATCACCTTTTTAGGTAATGACTTAAAAGAAAAGTGGAACATACCTGTAAATGGAAGTATTTATGATTTTGATTTAATTAAAGGCAAGTATATAATAGTAGCTATAGGAAAAGAAAGCAAAGGCTTTTTTAATAATAAATCAGATATATTTATTTATGATATGGATGGAGGGGAATTTGCAAATTTTATTATAGAAGACAGTTTAAAAGCCCTGGCGGCAGATGAAGATGTTATTGCCATAAATTCAGGGAAAAAGCTTTATATTGTAAATACACAGGGAAAAGTCATAAATGAATATAATTTTAAAACTGATATTGAGTATATTGGTTTTTTAAACAAAAGAGAAATATTGGTGGTAGCAGAAAATAAAATTGTTATTATAAATATATCATAG
- a CDS encoding YkvI family membrane protein has protein sequence MFDETKNIFKVASIYIATIVGAGFASGREITEFFTSYYSGGFYGILLTGVLFSFIGYTVLNKVYSERIQNYEEFLFPTVGWGLGWVMEIIVTLFMASVFCIMVSGVASIIADTINIPFYFAILLVTFICMIFFLTGVKGIVSLSTIITPILIIGIITIGIYIILSRDSSVFNISGGFKKMTHNWVVSSLLYTSYNSIISVVVMCSLLPYLKSKKTASIGGILGGGILCIIALVLNYALYIFYPYVMSAEFPVIGIVDMCSRFMGSIYRIVLLLAMFISAITSGYGFIERVRGKTKLSRGILIPVICCLIIPLSAIGFSNLISNIYPVFGYAGMFMVFVILIHGFKLIRKSRLIRKNGRFR, from the coding sequence TTGTTTGATGAGACAAAAAATATTTTTAAAGTGGCAAGTATATATATAGCCACAATTGTTGGTGCAGGGTTTGCATCGGGAAGGGAAATTACAGAATTCTTCACTTCATATTACAGCGGTGGTTTTTATGGGATTTTACTGACAGGGGTTTTATTTTCTTTCATAGGATATACCGTACTAAATAAAGTTTATTCAGAACGAATTCAAAACTACGAAGAGTTTTTATTTCCCACGGTAGGGTGGGGTTTAGGATGGGTTATGGAAATAATCGTAACCCTTTTTATGGCATCTGTTTTTTGCATTATGGTATCAGGTGTTGCAAGTATAATAGCAGACACAATAAATATCCCTTTTTATTTTGCAATACTATTAGTGACCTTTATATGTATGATATTTTTTTTAACAGGGGTAAAGGGCATAGTATCACTAAGTACAATTATTACACCTATTCTTATAATCGGAATTATCACAATCGGGATTTATATAATATTAAGCAGGGACTCTTCTGTATTTAATATTTCAGGAGGATTTAAAAAAATGACCCACAATTGGGTTGTATCATCTCTTCTATACACTAGTTACAACAGCATTATTTCAGTTGTTGTAATGTGCAGTCTCCTTCCATATCTGAAAAGCAAAAAAACAGCATCCATAGGGGGGATATTAGGAGGGGGAATCCTCTGTATAATAGCATTGGTTTTAAACTACGCCCTTTATATATTTTATCCTTATGTTATGTCTGCTGAATTCCCTGTTATAGGGATAGTGGATATGTGCAGTAGATTTATGGGAAGCATTTATAGAATTGTACTTCTTCTTGCAATGTTTATTTCTGCAATAACTTCAGGTTATGGTTTTATAGAGCGGGTAAGGGGCAAAACAAAATTAAGCAGGGGAATACTAATACCTGTAATATGCTGCCTTATAATCCCTTTGTCAGCCATAGGATTTTCAAATCTTATTTCAAATATATATCCTGTCTTTGGATATGCAGGAATGTTTATGGTTTTTGTGATACTCATACATGGCTTTAAATTAATCAGAAAAAGCAGATTAATCAGGAAAAACGGGAGGTTTAGATAA
- a CDS encoding CvpA family protein: protein MNWTDIFVLAIILGFGYFGFRKGLMLSLLKLASFFIAVLVAVKFSPFVAKILAGTFIFTKIKSGIYGKLMLQQDAQMSAVNEGAAEAAESMVDGLKLPGFLKNLISDKVAEKMPNVGELIDYASIADKISDVLANFVTTVISVILLYIVARIALIFARSILKKVSRLPVLKQADKLGGFALGAIEGLLTIYIIFAILMLFHATPLFKGFFESIETSAVAKYFYENNFIVSWIFPKG from the coding sequence ATGAACTGGACTGATATTTTTGTATTGGCAATTATTTTGGGGTTTGGCTATTTTGGGTTTAGAAAAGGTCTTATGCTTTCTTTATTAAAGCTGGCATCCTTTTTTATAGCAGTTTTAGTAGCCGTTAAATTTTCCCCGTTTGTGGCTAAAATTTTGGCAGGGACTTTTATTTTTACAAAAATCAAATCCGGTATTTATGGTAAATTAATGCTTCAGCAGGATGCCCAGATGTCTGCAGTAAATGAAGGGGCTGCAGAGGCGGCAGAATCCATGGTAGACGGGCTCAAACTTCCGGGATTTTTGAAAAACCTTATTAGTGATAAAGTGGCTGAAAAAATGCCAAATGTAGGGGAATTAATTGACTATGCATCAATAGCTGATAAAATCAGTGACGTTTTGGCAAATTTTGTTACAACCGTTATCAGTGTGATTTTATTATATATTGTTGCAAGAATAGCTCTTATATTTGCCAGATCTATTCTAAAAAAAGTGTCAAGGTTACCTGTTTTAAAACAGGCAGACAAATTAGGGGGTTTTGCATTGGGGGCTATAGAGGGGCTTTTAACAATCTATATTATATTTGCAATTTTAATGTTATTTCACGCAACACCGTTGTTTAAAGGATTCTTTGAATCTATAGAAACATCTGCTGTGGCTAAATATTTTTACGAAAATAATTTTATAGTCAGCTGGATATTTCCCAAAGGATAG